One part of the Rutidosis leptorrhynchoides isolate AG116_Rl617_1_P2 chromosome 1, CSIRO_AGI_Rlap_v1, whole genome shotgun sequence genome encodes these proteins:
- the LOC139902270 gene encoding zeaxanthin epoxidase, chloroplastic-like has product MASSHCLIRATYCHNLDFQHKKYNHNSKLSLNSNLIKPNKSSIVYATSSNKIRCNLNVKETNEGDHEKKERKAFRLLIAGGGIGGLVLALAAKRKGFEVIVFEKDLSAVRGEGMHRGPIQLLSSALGVLVDIDKDVAEQIMKVGCVTGNRINGLVDGPSGEWLAKYDLLAPAIKRGLPVTLVICRMALQEILLNAVGHHIVFNKSKVVDFSQDPQKVVVTLEDGQKFEGDILVGADGIWSEVRKKLFGAQEASYSGYTCYSGLADFTPSYINEIGYRVFLGSNQYFVVSDVGNGKIQWYAFHKEAARSIDTLAGKKIRLMELFGSWCSDVTTLIAETREDMIFRRDVYDRDMIYSWGIGRVTLLGDAAHPMQPNLGQGGCLAIEDCHQLILELASIKKRSLYEIVSALKRYEQKRILRTKIVHAVTRMASKALAAYQPYIYLWTLRLPHISFHVFGCVLRFVLPHFMTWLLTGQ; this is encoded by the exons ATGGCATCTTCTCACTGCCTAATCAGGGCTACTTATTGCCACAATCTTGATTTTCAACACAAAAAATATAACCACAATTCAAAACTTTCCTTAAATAGTAACTTGATCAAACCCAACAAAAGCTCCATTGTCTATGCAACAAGTAGTAACAAAATAAGGTGCAACTTGAATGTGAaagaaacaaatgaaggtgatcatGAAAAGAAGGAAAGAAAGGCGTTTCGTTTACTAATCGCGGGTGGTGGGATCGGTGGTTTAGTGCTGGCTTTAGCTGCGAAACGTAAAGGGTTCGAAGTGATAGTGTTTGAAAAAGACTTGAGTGCCGTACGAGGTGAAGGTATGCACCGAGGACCAATTCAGCTATTGAGCAGTGCTTTGGGTGTTTTGGTGGATATTGATAAAGATGTAGCAGAACAAATTATGAAGGTTGGTTGTGTTACTGGGAATAGGATCAATGGCCTTGTTGATGGTCCTTCTGGCGAATG GCTTGCTAAATATGATCTTCTGGCCCCTGCAATTAAGAGAGGACTCCCTGTGACTCTAGTAATATGcagaatggcattacaagaaattttacTTAATGCTGTTGGACATCACATTGTGTTTAACAAATCCAAAGTTGTTGATTTCTCGCAAGACCCTCAAAAG GTTGTGGTAACTCTTGAGGATGGGCAAAAATTTGAAGGAGATATATTAGTTGGAGCTGATGGAATTTGGTCTGAG GTTCGTAAAAAGTTATTTGGAGCACAAGAAGCAAGTTATTCAGGCTATACGTGTTATAGCGGACTAGCTGATTTCACTCCCTCGTACATAAATGAGATTGG ATATAGAGTGTTTTTGGGATCAAATCAGTACTTTGTTGTTTCCGATGTAGGCAATGGGAAAATACAATGGTACGCCTTCCATAAGGAGGCTGCAAGAAGCATTGATACACTTGCAG GCAAGAAGATAAGGCTTATGGAACTGTTTGGATCCTGGTGTAGTGATGTCACCACATTAATAGCCGAAACAAGAGAGGATATGATTTTTCGCAGAGACGTTTATGATAGGGACATGATATACTCATGGGGGATAGGTCGTGTGACGCTTTTAGGAGATGCCGCTCATCCGATGCAGCCCAATCTCGGGCAAGGTGGTTGCTTGGCAATTGAG GATTGTCATCAACTGATTCTTGAACTGGCAAGTATAAAGAAACGTAGCCTTTATGAAATTGTGTCAGCACTTAAGAG ATATGAACAGAAAAGAATCTTAAGAACAAAGATCGTGCACGCAGTGACCCGTATGGCATCAAAAGCACTTGCTGCTTATCAGCCTTATATATACTTGTGGACGCTTCGTTTGCCT CACATTTCCTTCCATGTTTTCGGATGTGTTTTGAGATTCGTTCTACCACATTTCATGACTTGGTTGTTAACCGGCCAATAG